One part of the Symphalangus syndactylus isolate Jambi chromosome 1, NHGRI_mSymSyn1-v2.1_pri, whole genome shotgun sequence genome encodes these proteins:
- the LOC129490429 gene encoding phosphoglycerate mutase 1-like: MESDHPFYSNISKDRRYADLTEDQLPSCESLKDTLARALPFWNEEIVPQIKEGKCVLIAAHSNSLRGIVNHLEGLSEEAIMELNLPTGIVYELDKNLKPIKPMQFLGDEEMVRKAIEAVAAQGKAKK, encoded by the coding sequence ATGGAGTCCGACCATCCTTTCTACAGCAACATCAGTAAGGATCGCAGGTATGCAGACCTCACAGAAGATCAGCTACCCTCCTGTGAGAGTCTGAAGGACACTCTTGCCAGAGCTCTGCCCTTCTGGAATGAAGAAATAGTTCCCCAGATCAAGGAGGGGAAATGTGTACTGATTGCGGCCCATAGCAACAGCCTCCGGGGCATTGTCAATCATCTGGAGGGTCTCTCTGAAGAGGCTATCATGGAGCTGAACCTGCCAACTGGTATTGTCTATGAATTGGACAAGAACTTGAAGCCTATCAAGCCCATGCAGTTTTTGGGGGATGAAGAGATGGTGCGCAAAGCCATAGAAGCTGTGGCTGCCCAGGGCAAGGCCAAGAAGTGA